Proteins encoded together in one Streptomyces umbrinus window:
- a CDS encoding FadR/GntR family transcriptional regulator has protein sequence MDESLPQGTTTAPQKGTVTQRAIDQIKAMIGEGRLEPGARLPTERDLASQLGISRSSMREAIRALTVLGVLEARHGSGIYVTQLEAGDLLETFGVVADLSRGPGLVELLEVRRILESTATALAAARITADQLAEVEKHLTAMNATDDPEEILSHDLAFHRAIGVAAGNDTMAAILEGLSSRTFRARVWRGYQEEGAFERTRREHAAIHRALVARDPEAARAAAAAHVGEVEQWLRTQLQP, from the coding sequence GTGGACGAGAGCCTGCCCCAGGGGACGACGACGGCCCCGCAGAAGGGGACCGTGACGCAGCGCGCCATCGACCAGATCAAGGCGATGATCGGCGAGGGCCGTCTGGAGCCGGGCGCGCGGCTGCCCACCGAGCGGGATCTGGCGTCACAGCTGGGCATCTCGCGCAGCTCGATGCGCGAGGCGATCCGGGCCCTCACGGTCCTGGGCGTCCTGGAGGCCCGGCACGGGTCCGGGATCTACGTCACGCAGTTGGAGGCCGGGGACCTGCTGGAGACCTTCGGCGTGGTCGCGGACCTCTCCCGGGGGCCGGGGCTGGTCGAACTCCTCGAGGTGCGGCGCATCCTGGAGTCGACGGCGACGGCGCTCGCGGCCGCACGGATCACCGCCGACCAACTGGCCGAGGTCGAGAAGCACTTGACGGCCATGAACGCGACGGACGACCCGGAGGAGATCCTCTCCCACGACCTGGCGTTCCACCGCGCCATCGGGGTCGCCGCGGGCAACGACACGATGGCGGCCATCCTGGAGGGGCTCTCCTCGCGCACGTTTCGCGCCCGGGTCTGGCGCGGTTATCAGGAGGAGGGGGCGTTCGAGCGCACGCGGCGGGAGCATGCGGCTATCCATCGTGCGCTGGTCGCCCGCGATCCTGAGGCCGCGCGGGCCGCTGCGGCGGCGCATGTGGGTGAGGTTGAGCAATGGCTTCGGACCCAGCTCCAGCCTTGA